The stretch of DNA CCGACCTTGTGAGACGCGGGGGCACTGTTGTGTGCCCTGGCCCTCCCTGTGCACGTGAAGGGGGGTAGGGAGGGACCTCAGACGCCCGAGACGCCTTCGCCGCGGGGGAGGTGGATAAAGTCCGCGGAGGGTTCAAAGTTTGCGGAGGACCGATGTTGTCAGTCCTCCGCGGTACCTTCCACCTCACCGGCGCCAGGGTCGGAGGGAAGCTGACCTTGGCGCCGGCGTCTCCGCTCGAGCCGGGTCGTTTGGGCTCATGTCTGCTTGGACGGCGCGGCCGGTCATCTGGTTCCCATGCTCAATAGATAGGCCCAAGTCTTGCGGGGCGTCACTGTTGTTCGAGGTTGTGGGTAACCGGGAGTATCCTTGAAACTAGCTTGCGCCTCTCCGAGGAGTGTGATTTAGATCACACTTTGGCGACAATGTTTTTCTGCCATCGGATTGGTTGCTGCAGACCCCTTCTTTGCCGCCTACTTGCGTTCTTGAGCGACTTTTTGTCGGACCCGAGGGGTCGAAGGTAGTACCACCATACTGTCCGGTCTTAGCTCAACTCAGACCCCTTGCGGGGCGTATTGCCAGGTCAGGTCCAAAATCGATGAGTTGACAGGCTATGACGGCCTGCCTAATTTAGAGGCATAGCTCCCCACCGTCCTCCGGGACTGGTGGGGCTTTCTATTTCTGGGGGTGCTCTTGAGTCAGCGCGTCGCGGTCGTGGTCGACTACCAGAACATGCATTTGACGGCGCGTGGGAAGTTCACCCCCGAGGGGACTCCGACCCATGAGTCTCTTCTGCATCCACTGCTTCTCGCTCAACAGATTCTTAAGGCGCGAGCGAACGCGAAAGGTGCCGACACGCCTCCTGCGGATATTGCGAAGGTGGAGGTGTACCGAGGTCTCCCCTCGAACGAGCACGATTCCACTTCGTATCGCCGTTCGCAGGCACAGCGCGCGGAATGGACCCGAGACTCGCGCGTGGAGGTTACATACCGGCCCCTGCGGTATCGGTATGTCCACAACATCCTGACTCCGCAAGAGAAGGGAGTCGACGTCCTCGTTGCACTCAACTTCGTTCAGGCCGTCGTGTCGGGCGAGTATGACGTTGTAATACTCGCTGCTCACGACACGGACCTTGAGCCTGCCCTCGAGATGGCCCTCGACACCCCGCAGGCGCAAGCGCGGAAAGTGGCGATCGAGACCGCGGGTTGGTACCAGTGCAAGCGCCTGCAAGCACGCGGACGGCGGCGCATGTGGCACACCTTCTTAGGGGTCAACCATTACGAAGCTTCCCGAGATACGAAGGATTACACCTGAGCTGGCCACACTCTGGACACACTTGGCTGGGAGATCGGCTAATGACCGGTGAATCGCAGTGATGTTCTTCAGCAGGTCAACGCTCTTTCACCGGTCTGACCAGAGGGCTAGAAAGGGTTCAAATCCCTCCGCTTCCGCAGAGTGAGAAGGCTCTGATCTGGTGATAGTTGCCAGGTCAGGGCATTTTTCGTTGTCTGTCGACGTCGCGGTCACTCGGCCGATGCCCACACTTCGCCCACGCTCGCCCGCAGATCGGGCCTGATCGAGCGCGCTGCCCACGGCCGCGAGGTCGTCGTCGAACAGGTCCGCGTAGGTAACGAGCGACTTCGCCGATCGTGATCCGCCCGGGTGCCGGCGCGACAGCGATGTGGGTCGATGCGTGGCACGACGCTGCCGGTGAGGTGGACGGTCGAGCGATCTCGCTCGGAAGGTACCTCGGTATGACCGCGGACGAGTATCGCTTGTGGGTTGAACAGCCGTCAGCGTCGATCTTCATTGTCGCGGCGCATCGGCGAAAGACCCCTGTGGGACAGTTGATGACATCACAGGATGATTACGCTATCGCTGCACGGTCCGAAGATCCTGCAGCCGCGAAGCAGGTCATGATGTGGCTGATCGAGACCGGGCGCGTCGATCCCGAGCGCGCGTCGCACTCCTAGTTGTCGCTGTCGTTCGCTACCGCTTTCGTGCCTTCGGCTGTTTCGGCGGCAGTTCGGCGACCTCGGCGATCGCGCGTTCGATCCACGGGACCGCGAGATCCGGGGTGTCCCGCCAATGGTTGGGCAGGGCCAGGTATTCGCGCATCGGCTTCTCACCCGGACCGAAACCGCCGACGCCGTCGGTGGATGCCAGTTCGTCCTTCGCCTGCTCGGTGAGGAGCCGGACCCCGACGCTCGGCCCGAGGAGTCCGGCGAACATGTTCCCGTTCACGAAGGCGCCGAGGTTGCCGAACATCGGCTTCACCTCGACGCCGGGGGTGTCGGGGATCAGCGACCGGAAGAACTGCTTGTCCTCCTCGGAGGGTTTCGGCATCTTCACGGCTACTGATCCTGACGTTCCTCGGGCGTCATGATGCTGAACGTCGCGCCCTGCGGGTCGGCGACACCGGCGATGCGACCGACGGTGGGGATGTCCATCGCCTCTTCGACGATGGTGCCGCCGAGTGCCACGACCTTCGCGGCGCTGGCGTCGACGTCGTCGACGGCGAAGTAGACGCGCCAGTGGTTCGGCGTGCCGGGCGTCATCGGCTGACCGCATCCACCGACCTGATCGTCGCCCACCTCCAGCAGGTGGTACGTGTGGTCCGGTCCCATGGGCATCATCGACGACGTGATCCCGAAGACGCTGTCGTAGAACGCGAGTGCCTTTTCGACGTCGCCGGTGTTCAGTTCGTTCCAGAGGCACGCGCCGGTGTCGCCGACAAGTGAGGCGCCGATGTGCTTGTTCGCCTGCCACAGTCCGACGGCCGCCCCGGTGGGGTCGGTGACGAAGGTCATGCGTCCCGCTTCCCCCACGTCGAACGCCGGCATCAGCACCTGGCCGCCGGCTCCGGGGACCTTCGCGACGGTCGCGTCGACGTCGTCGACCGCGATGTAGGTGTTCCAATTCGCGGGCGCACCGGCGGCGGCCGCGTCGGGTTGCAGTGGTGCGATGGCGGCGACGTTCTCGCCGCGCACCGTGGCCATCGAGTAGACGGGCCCCTCGGGCATCGGCCGGTCGTCGTACTCCCAGCCGAGCAGCTCCGCATAGAACTTCTTGGCCGCGTCCTGATCGCTGGTTTGGAGGTCTACCCAGCTCGGTGTTCCCTGGGCGTATTCCGACTTCGTGGGCATGACTGGACCTTTCCGTGTGAGGTGTCAGGCCGCCGGGACGGGGTGGCGGCCGGTGTAGGCGATGAGCCGGGTCACCGCATCGCTGGTGTGCGGGGCGGGGACGGGGTCGTCGAATCCGACGGCCTTCCTGCCTTCGGGCGTGATGATCTTGTGTGTCAGTGCCAGCACGTATTCGGCGAGCGGTTCGGATACGGCCACCTCGGCTCCGGTCGCTGCCGCGAAATCCCAGGCGTGAACAAGGAATTCGATGGAGAGGATCCCGGTGGCGACAGTGGCGGGGATGTCGTTCGGTCCGATCGTCACGGTGCCGTCGAGGCCGCGACTCCGCCACGCCTCGAGCGCGGGCTGGGCGAGGTCGGCGATTCTGGCCTCGACGGGTTTACCGGGGTCGTCGTCGAACGTCGCGCCCGCCGCGCCGCCGAGAGCCGTGATCGAGCCGGCGAGATGATCGGCGAGCTGCGAGACGGTGAACTCGGTGCACGCCGTCTGCCGGGACATGTCGTCCGCCGTGACGCCGCGCAGAACGCGTTGCACGATCGCCAATGTCGCCTCGGCGCTGGACAGTTCGTCGAGCGGGTCCGGTGCGGCCGCCCAGTCGTCGGGTCCGGCGTCGCTGGTCTGCGCGGCGCCGACGAGCCGGTCGAGGTAATGGTTCCAGCCCTCCGCGTGGCGGGCGGCCTGTTCGGTGTTCAGACCGTCGTGCACGAGGCGCACCTCGGTGCCTCCGGCGGCCGGGGTGAGAGTAACCGTCACGGTGGACGATCCCGGTGGGAGTTCCTCGTCGCCTTCCCAGCCCCACGTGAACACCACCCGCTTGCCGGGCACGACCTCCCGGAAGGTACCCGCCGCCGAGTGCCCGGGAACGACGGTCCACCGGTACTCGCCCCCGGCCTGCAGATCGACGCGGGCGGCGACGGTCTGCCACCGCCGCAAACGGTCCGGTCTGGTGACGAGATCGAACGTGGCGTCCGGGTCCAGCGGGACGACGACGGTCTTGTCGAATGGCATCAGCTGTCTCCTTTGGATCCTGCTTCGTCGGTGGCGTCCGCGACGAGGCGGTCGAGTTCGTCGATCCAGAAGGCGTCGAACAACGTACGGAGCTGTGCGAGTCCCTGAGGATCGAGCCGGTAGTACCTGAAGCGTCCGTCCTTGCGTGCCGTGACCAGCCCGGCCTCGGTGAGCACCCGGAGATGTTGCGAGATCGCCGACCGGCTCGCAGGGAAGTGTGCGGCGAGATTGTTGACGGTCTGTTCACCTGCGGTCAGCAGTTGCATGAGGCGTCTCCGGGTGGGCTCAGCTGCGACTTCCAACTGATCGAGCACGATCAATACGTTAGTCGTGACTAACGCGTTGTGCAATGGGTCTCGCCGCCGACGTCCCGAGGTGGGAGAATTCGTAGCGACGAGGGAGTGAAAAAATGGCAACGTCAAGCCCCTGGCCCACGATTCACCGAGAACGCCGCGCCCTGGTGGACGACCTCGAACCGCTGACCGACACTCAGTGGTCGACGCCGTCGCTCTGCGAGCGGTGGACAGTGCGGGACGTGTTCGCGCACATGACGGCGACGGAGAAGATGACGCCGCCGAAGTTCGTCGGAAAGCTCGTCGGGTCGGGATTCCGGATCAACACCATGTTCGAGAAGGACATCGCACACGAGGAGGAAGGAACACCCGCGCAGTCGCTCGACGAATTCCGGGCGCACATGGCCGATTCCACCCACCCACCGGGCCCGATCGACGCCATGCTGGGCGAGATGATCGTCCACGGTGAGGACATCCGCCGGCCGCTCGGCATCGCACACGAGTATCCGATGGACGCCGTCGTCCGCGTCGCCGACTTCTACAAGAATTCGAACCTGCTGATCGGATCGAAGTCGCGGGTGGCCGGACTGACGCTGCGGGCCACCGACACCGATTGGACCACCGGATCGGGACCGGAGGTCTCCGGCCCGATGCTGGCGCTCGTGCTGGCGATGACGGGTCGCCGCGCCGCGCTCGACGAACTCAGCGGAGACGGTCTGGACCAGTTGAAGTCAGCCCTGCCCAAGTAGAGCAATCACACAGCGAACCGTGGTGACTACAACGTGATCACGGCGGAGCACACAGCTGTCACAAAACCTCTAAGCTCTTGTTGACCGGACGCATTTTGTACTGTGCAATCGGGGTCCACACAGTCCGGGGAAGAGGGTTTTCTTTATGCGTCGCGAAGCAATGGCTGCTGTCGGTCTGGCAGTGTCACTGACCCTTCTGGGGCCGGCGTTCACTGCTGTGGCCGATCCGGCGCCCGCTCCGGTCGCGCCCCAGGGCAACGGCGTCGCGAGCGTCGACAGGATCGTTCCGCTCACCGACACCCGTAGCGCCGTCTTCATCAATTCCCCCGCCATGGGCCGGGTGGTGCAGGTGCAGGTCCTGCATCCCGCCGGGGGTGGGTCGCGGCCGTCGCTGTATCTGCTGGACGGCGTCAGCGCCGGCGCCGAGTCGAACTTCCAGGAGAGCACCTGGACGCAGAAGACGGACGTCGTCCAGTTCTTCGCCGACAAGAAGGTCAACGTGGTGCTCCCGGTGGGTGGCACCGCCAGCTACTACACCGACTGGCTGCACCCCGACCCCACGCTTGGGGTCAACAAGTGGGAGACGTTCCTGGCCAACGAACTCCCGCCGATCATCGACCGAAACTTCAGCGGGAACGGCGTCAACGCCGTCGCGGGTGTGTCGATGGGCGCGATGGGCGCCGCCAATCTCATCACCCGGCACCCGCAGCTCTACCGCGGACTCGCGGCCTACAGCGGATGCCTCGACAACTCGAACCCCAGCTCGCGTGACTCGGTCCGCGGCACGGTGGCGTTCAAGGGCGGAAACCCGGCCAACATGTGGGGGCCTGACACCGACCCCGCCTGGACCGCTCACGATCCGTCGGTGAACGCCGAAGCGCTGCGCGGCAAGCAGATCTACATCTCCACCGGCAACGGCCTTCCCGGACCGTACGAGATCAGCGGAGACATCGCGTCGACGATCGCGGTGGGTGGTCCTCTCGAGGCGGCGGCGAACCTGTGCACGCAGACGTTCCAGCAGCGGATGTCTCAGCTCGCGATCCCGGCGACGTTCGTCTACCGGAACGTCGGCACGCATTCGTGGCCGTACTGGCAGGACGAACTGCGCACGTCGTGGCCGGTGCTGAAGAGCGCACTCGGCGTCTGACGGGCGCTACGCGCGGACTGCGACGTTCGCGATCGAGCGCGCCTCGGTGCTCGTCGCGAACGCGAGGAACGCGTCGTTCTCCTCGGGATCACCGATCGTGATCCGCACTCCGTCGTCGCCGTACGGGCGCAGCAGGACACCGGCCTCGGCGCTGGCCGCACCGAACGCCCCGGAGCGGCTGCCCAGCGGGAGGTAGACGAAGTTGGCGTCGGATTCGGGCACCTCGTACCCGGCGGCGAGCAGGGCGTCGCGCACCCGGTTGCGCTCGGCGACGACGCCGTCCGTGCGTGCCAGCAGTTCTCCCGACGCGGCCAGCGACGCGATGGCGGCGGCCTGCGCGACGGCATTGACCGTGAACGCGATGTGGACCTTGCTCAGCGCGGCGACGATCGCCGCATCGGCGATCGCATATCCCACGCGGAGGCCCGCCAGGCCGTAGGCCTTGGAGAACGTGCGCAGCACCACCACGTTCGGGTACCGGCGGAACAGGTCGAGGCCGTCGGTGCCCGACCGGTTGTACTCGAAGTAGGCCTCGTCGAGGGCCACGACCACGCGGTCGGGCACGGCGTCGAGGAACCGCTCGAGTTCGCTCGTGCTCAGGGCGGGCCCTGTCGGATTGTTGGGGGTGCAGACGAAGATCAGCCGCGTGCGGTCGGTGACGGCGGCCGCCATCGCATCGAGGTCGTGCCGGTAGTCGGCGGTGAGGGGCACCGTGACCGGAACCGCGCCCGCCACCCTGGTGACCACCGGATAGGCCTCGAAGGAGCGCCAGGCGAACATGACCTCGTCGCCGTCGTTGCAGGTGGCGTGGACGAGTTCCTGGCACAGGCTCACCGACCCGGCTCCGACGGCGACGTTCGCGGTGGCCACCCCGAAGTGGTCGGCGATGGCCGCGATCAGGGCGACGTGACCGTTGTCGGGGTAGCGGTTGGCGTTGGCGGCGGCGTCCGCGATGGCGTCCCGGACACTCGGCAGCGGGCCCAGCGTCGTTTCGTTGCTGGCCAGCTTGATCGCACCGGGATAGCTCTTGCCGGGAACGTAGGCCGTAATCGTGTCGAGGTCTGTCCTGGTTCGCGGAGTCACCAGGCGATTATGCGCCTCCCGATCCACTGCGCCGACGCCCCCTTCGTGCCAAGGTAGGGACATGTCGGGATTCTTCAGGGACAGTGCAGCCCTGCGGACGTCCGGAGACGCGCCCGTAGACCCGCAGAGGCGTGTTCCGCTCACCGCGGTGGAACCGGACGGTCCGGCGCGGGGCGGGATCGTCATTCTGCACGAGTCGCGCACCTTCAGTGATGCCCTCCTCGATCTGATGCGGTCGCTGGCGATGGAGGGGTGGGTGACGGTAGCGCCGCACCTCTTCCACCGGGAACCGGCCGGCAGCGACGCCGAGGTGTTCGGCGACGCTCTCTTCGCCGACTTCGACGCCACTTTCGACTGGCTGATCGCGCGCGGGATCTACGCCGACTGCGTGGGGGTGCTGGGTTTCGACGACGCCGGGTCGGCCGCCCTGCTCGTCGCCACGACGCGTCCCGTCGGCGCCGCCGTGAGTGTCGCCGCCCGCGGGATCGTCGAACCGCTGTCGGAAGACGCGCCTGCGCTGGTGCACGCGGCGCCCGGGCTGAAGGCGCCGTGGCTCGGTCTGTACGGGGAGGACGATCCGTCCACGCCGCCAGATCAGGTCGAGATGCTGCGCGACGCCACCGCCAAGTCCGACGTCGCGGGACTCGTCGTGAGTTATGCCGGGCTCGCGCACCGGGCCGACGAACCGCCCCAGGTGCCCGACCGGGACGACGACCCGGGTGCCGAGGCCATCGTCGACGCGCAGCGGCGGATCTTCGACTGGTTCGACAGCAACCTGCGTTAGAGCGGCCATTCCTACGCGCTGACCAGCCGTTTTGCCTTTGTGGTGGAAAGGTGTGTAATCTTTCGCACCGGCGGTCCGAAGGGATCGGAACCACCCCAGGGAGGCGTGCCAGAGCGGCCGAATGGGACTCACTGCTAATGAGTTGTCCCTTTTACGAGGGACCGGAGGTTCAAATCCTCTCGCCTCCGCCACACCGGGCCTAGTCGGCCGGTGCAAGATAGACAACTGAAGAACATGCGCCCGTAGCTCAACGGATAGAGCACTTGACTACGGATCAAGAGGTTAGGGGTTCGAATCCCTTCGGGCGCACCACACCACCCCCGTCAGGTCCTCCCTGGCGGGGGTTTTGTTTTCCCGTCACCAGGTACTCGAAGTCGATACCTGTCGCCTGGCAGATGGAATCGAGCTCGTTCAGCGTGAACTCGGTCTTACCGAGGGTCCGCCGAGACATAGCTGCCTGAGTCATGCCGATCGCGCGCGCGATCTCTGAGGCGCTCAATCGCAACTCTGCGATCTTGCCTCGCAAACGTCGAGCCACTGCGTCGTTCAGCGACTCGCCACGGTCTCCGTCGATCGAATTCAGTGCTGTGCTCATGCGGAAACGCTAACACGCTGAGCGTGTACATGCCAGCGTGCACGCGTATCAGCTTCATATGCAGCGTGTTCACGACACGCCGAGCGTGAATCACACGCTTGCAAGTTACGCGCTGAGCGACTACAAATTCACTCGTGACCAAATCAACCACTGAGCGCGTAACCACAAACGTCCGCGCAGAGCTAGCCCGGAGAGGCCTCACGCAGCGCGATCTGGCACAAGCCCTCGACATCACCCAGCAGGCGGCATCGCGCCGAATGCTCGGCCGAGTCCAGTTCAGCGTCGAGGACCTCGGGAAGGTAGCCGACCTCCTCGGTATCGCGCCAGAACACCTGCTCGCTGATCACAGCACAGCGGCCGCATGAGAAAGACCGCCAGGTGTCCCACCACCCGACGGTCTATTCGATCCATACCCCTCGAAAGGAAGAATCTGATGACCGATCCTACGGCATCCGGCATTCTCGACCTCCTCACTTATGAGGATGGGAACCAGTTCCGCGTCTTCGGGTCCATCGATACGCCGCAGTTCGCACTCGCAGATGTGTGCACCATCCTCGAGATCCGCAACTCGCGTGACGCGGTCGGCCGGCTCGATCGAAAGGATGTCGGTAGTACCGACACCCTCACGGCGGGTGGTCGACAGCAGATCACCGTCGTCAATGAGTCCGGTCTCTACGAACTGATCTTCCAGAGCCGCAAGCCGGAGGCGAAGCGGTTCCGCCGATGGATCACGACAGAGGTTCTGCCGTCAATCAGGCGCACGGGTAGCTACGGGGTACCCACTCTGGATCTGTCGTCACTGGGGCCGACTGAGCGGGCATTCCTCGCGCAGATGAACCAGGGCCTTCAGTTGGCTCTCGACTCCGCCGAGAAGAACCAGCGCAAGGCTGATGCATTCGACACCTTCCTCAACGGGAAGGGCTGCTACCTGATCGACACCGTGGCCAATCTGATCGGGGCGAAGCACCGCGCGCTGTGGTCCCTGCTGTACGACGAGCGGGTTCTGATCTCGAAGGGGTCACGTCGTCGGCAGCCGTACGCGAACACAAAGTTCGACGGCTGGTTCTCGGTGAAGACGCACGACCAGGAGAAGACGAACGGTCACGCGTCGCACACGACCTATGTCACCCCGTTCGGTGCCGAGCAGATCCGACTGCTCGCGATCGACAAGGGCCTGATCGAACCGCAGCTGATGTCCATACCCGCGCCGAGCACAAAGGAACTGTACGCATGAGCACTGACGCCAACACCCCCATCGTCCCCGCGGCCTACGCCGACGTGACGTACGGCGAGTACGCCGACAACGTCCAGCACACCGCGAAACCTAATGCGGCACTGCTGAATACGGTCCTCGCGCACATCAAAGCGAACCCCGACGAGTGGTACCAGGGTGACTGGCGCGCCCCGCGCACCTACCTGTACAACGACGCTGACGGCAGCGATTCGCCCTGCGGTACGGCGATGTGCTTCGCGGGCTGGACAGTCGAACTGACCGGAGGGAAGTTCGCACACCCCGCCGACTCATCCGGCTACGCCGAAGGAGTGTTCACCGGGTCGGTCGACGACTACGGCACCGGGCACTTCGACGACACCGCCGAGAACGCGCATGTTGTGGAGACCGACGAAGGCCTGGTGCATGTCGAGCAGTACGCGATGAAGGCCCTGGGGTTGGGCATCGCGGACGCCCGACTGCTGTTCCACGGCAGCAACACCCTCGAGGACCTGCACCGCCGCGTCGACTACCTCGTCGCGCGGGCCGAAGGTCGCACCCCATGACCCGTCTGCTCGGTGCCGTGATCACCGCATGGGAACTCGCATCGTTCGCGCAGATGTGGGTTGCAGGGGAACTGCTCGACACCCTCGAACTCCGCTAACACACAACAGGAGTCAGACCAGTGAATCTGAACGACCCGAAGACAGTCCACGAATTCGACCAGATCAGCAGCGCCCCCGTCGTGTGGCGCATCAGCGTCACCGAAGCCGGCCACGCATTCGAGATGGGTGAAGGGTTCGCCCACCCCCTCCCCGGCAAAGAGCAACTGCACACCATCGGACTGTTGCAGTCCATCGCCCACGTGGCGAACGACATCATGCAGCAGATCAGCTTCGACGCACTGAAGCAGTCGATCACCGAAGACGACGACATCGACCTTCCCCCCGCCGTCCGTGACGCACTGTTCCCGAAGGGCAGCGACGATGCCCACTAACCCGACGCGCACCACGTGGGCGCAGTACATCGCGGCCGAAGCGCATGCCGACGCCACCGAGCATCAGTACCGGCAGAGCCCGACCAACTTCAACGCGAAGCGATGGTCGGCGGCGGTCGAACGGTTGGCTGCGATCCGAACGATTCTGATCATGACAGGACAAATGTCACATGACTGACGACCAGGCACCGAAGAAGGTCAGCGTCGACATGCCCCCGGCACTGGCCGACGCCCTGCGCTACGCAGCCGTGGTGGTCGTGGCAGGCGACGACCCCGACCGACCCGACAAGGTGCGGCTGAAGATCTTCGGCGGCAACGGGCGCAGCGTCTGCGATCTCGCCGCAGCCCAACTGTTGCGTGAGGCAGCCGACGACCTCGAGCGCATGCACCGCGAGCGCAAGGGGTGACGACATGGGTGCGATCAACATCCCGGACTCGATCTTCACGTGCACACAGTGCGCGCTGAACCCCGACGACAACACACAGATCCTTTACTGCTCAGGAGATTACAACCATGGCCGCGACCACTACTGGTGTGACGACGCTGACGAGATTCGGTATTCGTGGCGCGAAGACGGGCGGGTCAGAAGGGAATACCGACGATGATGCGAACCTTACGTCTCGCCTGGTGGACGTTGCAGGGTGTGGTCAGGATGTGGCGACGATGACCGAAATCGGGTACGGCGCACACCAAGCACTGGCATCGTTCATCGCGGACCGGGAACAGCCGGTCGACGAAGACGACCGCGATCCCAACTGGAAGCTGCGCGCCGCGTGCGCAGGGAACCGGCAGCCTGACATCTTCTTCCCGAAGCGCAACGCCGGCCGCGAGAACCCCACCCGGGATGCGTCGATCACGAAGGCACGCAAGTTCTGCAACCACTGCCCGGTGCGACGTGAGTGCGCGCAGTCCGCGTTGGACAACAAAGAGTATTACGGGGTGTGGGCGGGGGTGTACCTGTCTGGTACCCGCACCGGCCCGTTGATGCATCAGCTGAAACTGTGTGCGGCGGACGCCAACTACCGGCCGAAGCGGGACACCCCGCAGAAGCCGAAGAAGGTGATCGAACAGGAACTGTCCGATCGTCGGGTGAAGGTGCAGGAACTGATCAACGACGGCTATTCCGTTGCCGCTGTGGCCGCGAAGGTTGGTGCGTCGGTGCGGTCGGTGATGCGCGACTGCAAGGTGTTGCAGCAGTCGGGGAAGTTGATCAAGGACCGCCGCACGTATGGGCAGGCATCGAAGGAGCCGGGTCGGATCGTGCAGGAACTGATCCGCAAGGGGCATTCGAATCATGAGATCGCCGCCCGGACGGGGTTCACGCAACGCATGGTGCGTGCCCACCGTGAGCGTGTGAATCGCGAGAACACCGCACAGGCTTCGTAACCCATCAGCACACCAACACATCACAGGAGATACACAGGATGACTGAACTGTCCGAAGCTGGCCGCGCGCATTACGAACTGTGGAAGTGGGCGCGCGCAGAGCAGGCACGACTGAAGACCATCGAGACGAATGCCCGGGCCGCCCTGGAAACGGAGATCGGCGGGGATGCCGAAGCGGTCGTCGACGGTGCACCCGTCATCAGCTGGACCCCGGTGAAGTCGTCGAAGTTCGACCAGTCGGCGTTCGCGAAGGATCACCCCGATCTGTTCGAACAGTACAAGCGCACCAGTGAATCCCGACCGTTCAAGGAAGTGAAGCAGTCATGAGCATCACCCCGCCGTTGCAGAACCTCGACGACAAGTACAGTGCCGACGCTTTGGATTCGGCGGCCGGACTTCTCGCTGACTTCGGGTTGTCGCGCACCGCGCAGGAACTGCTGCGCACGTGGGCGAAGGATCGCCGCGACCGTGAAGCGAAGCGTCAGCATGCCGTGGACCGGGTCGCGAAGTTCCTGTCCGACACCGACGTGCAGGGGCCGGCTTACCCCGACCGCACTGGCATCGCGCAGGCTCTGCTGGCGATCCTCGAAGACGAAGGGTGGAAGCAGTCATGACCGACAACGTCGAAGCGTTGCAGCGTCACCTGGATGGGGCGAAGTCCATCCGCACCTGGTTGATCAGCGAACGCGACAAACTGGGGGTGTATCCGGCCAGCCGCGGGGCGAGTATCCGCAGCGAACTGTCGAAGCTGGATCACATCGTCGAGCGTCTCGAGCGCGAACTGAAGCAGGCGCGTAAGCAGGCTGACGATGAAGCGCGGGTGGTGGAACTGGCGATGCAGTTGACGTACGTGCGGCACACCGCAGTACCGGGGGCATCGCCTTACACTCTCGAACAGTTCTGGCAGGGCCGTACCCCAGGGCAGAAGCAGTCGTGGATCAGGGTTGCTGAAACTGCGATCGATCTGATCGGCAATGAAGCGAAGCAGCAGATCGCCGTCGACGGCAACCCCATCACCCTGTCTCGCATCGGGCACGTCGGTCGAGTTGTCACCGACGCCGACGTGCGACTCGGCACCGGGGACCCCCGCACGAAGAACGTCGACCCGAATCGCCGCATTCAGACACTCGGCGAAGCAGCGTCGAAGGCGATCGACAGTTGGGATCAGATGGGCGGCAACCCGTGGTGAATCAATCAGGCGGCCGATTGGTGAGCGGCAG from Rhodococcus opacus B4 encodes:
- a CDS encoding helix-turn-helix domain-containing protein, whose protein sequence is MTKSTTERVTTNVRAELARRGLTQRDLAQALDITQQAASRRMLGRVQFSVEDLGKVADLLGIAPEHLLADHSTAAA
- a CDS encoding WhiB family transcriptional regulator, whose amino-acid sequence is MTEIGYGAHQALASFIADREQPVDEDDRDPNWKLRAACAGNRQPDIFFPKRNAGRENPTRDASITKARKFCNHCPVRRECAQSALDNKEYYGVWAGVYLSGTRTGPLMHQLKLCAADANYRPKRDTPQKPKKVIEQELSDRRVKVQELINDGYSVAAVAAKVGASVRSVMRDCKVLQQSGKLIKDRRTYGQASKEPGRIVQELIRKGHSNHEIAARTGFTQRMVRAHRERVNRENTAQAS
- a CDS encoding phage antirepressor, translated to MTDPTASGILDLLTYEDGNQFRVFGSIDTPQFALADVCTILEIRNSRDAVGRLDRKDVGSTDTLTAGGRQQITVVNESGLYELIFQSRKPEAKRFRRWITTEVLPSIRRTGSYGVPTLDLSSLGPTERAFLAQMNQGLQLALDSAEKNQRKADAFDTFLNGKGCYLIDTVANLIGAKHRALWSLLYDERVLISKGSRRRQPYANTKFDGWFSVKTHDQEKTNGHASHTTYVTPFGAEQIRLLAIDKGLIEPQLMSIPAPSTKELYA
- a CDS encoding helix-turn-helix domain-containing protein — its product is MSTALNSIDGDRGESLNDAVARRLRGKIAELRLSASEIARAIGMTQAAMSRRTLGKTEFTLNELDSICQATGIDFEYLVTGKQNPRQGGPDGGGVVRPKGFEPLTS
- a CDS encoding dienelactone hydrolase family protein, coding for MSGFFRDSAALRTSGDAPVDPQRRVPLTAVEPDGPARGGIVILHESRTFSDALLDLMRSLAMEGWVTVAPHLFHREPAGSDAEVFGDALFADFDATFDWLIARGIYADCVGVLGFDDAGSAALLVATTRPVGAAVSVAARGIVEPLSEDAPALVHAAPGLKAPWLGLYGEDDPSTPPDQVEMLRDATAKSDVAGLVVSYAGLAHRADEPPQVPDRDDDPGAEAIVDAQRRIFDWFDSNLR